The sequence below is a genomic window from Uranotaenia lowii strain MFRU-FL chromosome 2, ASM2978415v1, whole genome shotgun sequence.
CTCGCTCGGGTACACTTTTAagcgagttttaatttttcacaatctCTTAGCAACCTTTGAGACAAACGTTCCAAATAAATTAACTCGCGCTAATGATACGACTGGAAGTCGTGTCTCCCTGAGGAACGTTGGAAAAATAGTCTAATAGACTAAAAGACTAATAGAGTATTTTTCCGTTTCCGCTAGATCGCCAATTGAAAGTAAAGGCCTTGGCCAATACTCCCAGCTAGCTCAGACGATACTTACGCTTTCTCAGGGTCGCTACGACGTCCTAGGGAGAATGGGAACAACCAATCGTAATTCAAAGTGGAACAAACTCTGGCGGACAAGACAAACATATGATATATGGCTCGACAAACAATAATTTATAAAGCTAGAAATTAAGTTACGAGATCATGTTTTTATTGGACTTGCCGTTTGCTGTCTTTCTCCAGGTTGTGGGCCATGTGGGTGATCACCGGAAGGCGTAGATGGGAGAGCCTTCTGCTGCTTCGAACACCGGATATCGTGGAACGTCCTGGGTCCCCGGGGAATAGATGTTTCTTGGATCCGCACAGAGCTAAGGAATCTAGCTATCCGGGCTACGGTCGACCGACCGTCGGGGGTTTATTTACCAACATCAACCGGTTCGGCAAAGGGGATGCTGGCCGCTAACCGGTTGATGATGAGGGTTTCCAGCGGGATTACACCACGTGGGTTACACCAGTGGTGTCGTTCGGATCCGCTACCTTGATTATTTAGCGGGTGCGCTCGAGACCTTGGAATCCGACGAAGCGTTGGAAAGCGACGGGACGCTTCTCGGAACGGTTGGGAAGGTACGGGCGCCAACTGACGCACCAATGTAACGGAGGTGACGACAGCACCTCACTGATTCCGGCTCGCAAGCCCGGAAATGTTGTACCGGATACCGGACACACTTGTCACACCCGTACACTTCCGGAAAAGTAGGCGCGTTGGCCACACTACGCACTAAGATCCGAACTTCTACACGGTGaggatttttgggtaaaatttaCTTGTGGTTGCTTTCCTGGTCTCGACTTAAGTGAACGAGGTTCTGGGTTCCATTCGCCCAAGACCCCCGTCGTATCATCTCCGGTAGTCTCTCTCTCGTTGACCCCAGTTCTCTCTCTCGCTAAAACTAGAAGATCCGGTGAGTAGAGACTTTCAAATAGGTCAACTGTCAGTTGACAACCAACCCGAATAGGACAACATTGGACAAGTTAATTatagctaaatttaaatttaaacgttAACATCTAAACGAGCCATAataacaaaagaaaacaaaattaaacgcgaataaataaagaaaaaaagatatttggGTTATCCGTAGGTTTGTTGCCGACTTCGAAAAACTAAATTGAAGCGGTAACACTGTGGACAGACTCGGGATAAATTTTCCGACGTAGTTCACTAGTCCAAGGAAGCTACGTAATTCTTCGGTAGTTTCTGGGCGTCGGAACGACTGTACTGCAGCAACTTTCTCATGCGTAGGAAGTATACCGGAAGATGAAAGTTGATGACCCATGAAGGTCACGTTCGTTTTTCCGAATTGGCACTTAGACGAATTAACTGTCAGACCGTTTTCGTCAAGGCGTTTCAAAAGTTCAGCCAATCAGCCTGTCATGTTCCTCTTTGGACATGGCAAACACCAAAATGTCGTCAATGAAGTTCTTTACGCCTGACAATCCCTTCAGGATTCTTTCCAACTCGCGTTGGAAAATTTCGGCGGCGCAATTGAGGCCGAACATGAGGCGCGTAAAACGATAGTAGGCTGTGGGAGTTACGAATGTCGTTATTTCTCGCGACTCAGTACTTAATTCTAATTGGTGGAATGCTTGATTTAAGTCAATCTTAGAAAAGTACTTACATCCATCGAGGTGGGGCATTATCTCGTCAAAAGTAGGTAACGGATGTCTGTCGGGTATTACAGCACTGTTCGCCTTCCGCATATCTACGCACAGGCGCACGTTCTGACCTTCGTTCTTGGGTGTGACCACCAACCATGTGATTTTAGGAGGAGCGGGCTCGATGATACCTTCCTTTAATAGTTTCTGTAACTCGGCTTCAACAGCACCTTGCAAAGGAATCGGCAATCTGCGACAAGATTGTTGGATGGGCCTCACTTTCTTATCTATGTTGAGACTTATGCTCCAATTTCTTGCTTTTCCGAgcttttgaactttttcgccattTTTCTGCATTAACGAGTCTGGATGTAACTGTAGAACACCCAAATCGATCGAAGTATTCCTTCCAAGGAGGTTCGCGCCCTGTCCTCTGATGACGAAGATTTCTCGATGTACCGTTCTGGAACCATGATTAATGTCAGCCTTGAACACTCCTTTAACCTGTAGTTTGTGGTTGCCATACGCAAACAGTCGTTTCCGGGATTCATTTGATTCGAAACAAACTTTGCACCCTTTGGATTTCAGCATTTCCCACGTCGTTTCATCGATGACGTTGACCGACGCCCCAGAATCAATCATTCAACGAAGTTTAATTCCTCCAACGAGGCATTCCACTTTGGTGTTGTATTTATCCTGCTTTTGGGACATTTCACTTTTATCACTTTtagttattgttgaaaaaatatgcgCCACTTCATCGTCGCTATCACTTTCATTTTCCTTTTCACTTTCTTGTCCATCACTTGTTTCGTCCACTTGACGCACTTTGTTCTTTGTTTTCCCCATGGCTCGTTTTGTTTTACAGAACTCACGATAGTGTCCAGCAATCCCACATCTCAAGCAAGGTTTTTTCCTCGCGGGGCACTTTTTATCATTAGCGTAATGGTCAAATGAGCCACAGCGAAAACATCGATTTTTATCACTCGCGATTTTGTTTACACTCGCACTACTACTACTTCCTTCTATCGCAACCACAGGCATGGCTTCTTTTGGATTCTGGTTGATGGTTTCCAGAATACGTCCTTCCTCGACTATGTCTTTCAAATCCATCAAGCGTTTTTTTAAAATCGCTTCTCTGAGGTCGTTCGAAGTACTTCCATCGAAAATCTGTTCTGTTATTCTCATATCTAACGCACCACCGTAATCACATAAGTTTCCCTGGTGCCGTAAACGTTGTGcaaatttaacaatgttttcACCATCGTTTTGTTTCAGCCGGCGAAAAACGGCTCTTTCATGAGGAACACACACGATAGTTTGGAAATGCGCATCCAATATTCGAACTGTTTCTTGATACACATCGGATCCCTCCGGGGGAACATCATCATGTTCTGGGtcgtcaaaaaaatatttcttgcaCTTCGAGACCCGCCAGATGCAACAGTAGTGCTTTTTTCTTCTGTGCTTGCCGTGTGTCATTGCACAACAAAAACAATTCGAATGAACGTTTCCACGACGTCCATCTTTTGCCTACAGTAGAGGCTTCCCCAATCACAAACGGTGCTATAGCTATATATATATGGATTCCATCCCAGTAGCTTGGCAAGAGCGGATGTATTTTTGTTTCGCTATTTATCGGGTGCTTTATAGAAAAGTGAACTAAAAGTTGGAAGTTTTCACAAGCAGTTATCCTGCATCattcggtcgtcaattgccgaATCAGTTCAGCAACGGAAGTGACAAGCTGTGTTTCCCCCGGCAGCGCTGGTGCGCAATCCCCACATCTGGCTGGAACATCAGGCTGCCTTGTCGTCACCATCAGCACCAGGACCATCAGCACCAGGACCATCAGCAGAGGAGTGCAAATTGTTTCCTCCCAATCCAGGTTTGATTACTGTGTGGGCAGTTGTCCGATAGATCCGGTAATAATTGCCGTAATCGGATAACGGAAACATTGCACAAGTCTGAATCTGATTGGTTTTTCTCTCCCGGTGAATCGAGCCATCATCAATCAACCGAGGAAAAATCATTGCCGTCGTCATCGCCAGGGCCGGCTGCGATCAACGGAAGAACACGTGGTTGTGTaccgaagaaaaaaacactcaaGAAAATTAGCTCGTTAAGAagtgcttgaaaaaaattgtaagttcttcttcattatttttctctttttctttttactATCTTTTTCTCTATAATTCGAACATTGTttgcttcgttcatatttttaacatttgacaTTCGTGTTCGTGTGAagaaatatgaacgaaggcggggggtcaATCCCCTCAACTGAGGATGAGGAGGATAGCGTCTATGAGGATGAGGAGCATTTAGAGGATTCGGTTGTTGCGGGTCCTTCTAATGAATTTCATTCTCCAATGGATGATAATTCTGAGTCATCCTCAGTTGAAAGTAAAGCTACCCGACTCCGAGTCTACACTGATAGCCCTACTTTCTCTGGtccttgggtggttttcatccggcccaaaaaaaatggaaagcaaTTGAATGTGGTTCAGATCACAagagatctggcgaggtggtcCTCCGTAACCTGCATTAAAAAGGTGCGACCTAACAAATTGCGAGTCGAAGTAGCCAACCGGAAATCCGCAAATGAAATTGCTGTCAGCAATTTCATAAACTTAGAATACCACGTGTAcattccgtctcgagacgtagagatcgagggcgtgataACTGAAATGAGTCTGAAGGCCGAGTACgtgaaatccaacggcgttggtaagttcaagagcctcgattcggcttcggtcgaaatcttggattgccgccaactcagAACAGCCACCGTCGTAAATGGAGTCAAAGGGTACTCACCTTCAGGTTCATTTCGtgtgacctttgcgggtaccgccctccctcattatgtcttgattgacggaatatTGAGGCTGCCTGTGCGACTTTTTGTTCCTCGTCCAAtggattgcaaaaattgcaataagttgggacacactgcgtcgcactgctgtaacaagccacggtgtcccaaatgcggggagaatcatggggatggagcgtgctcagcaatagagcagaaatgtgtctattgcgggggctcaccccatgacaTCTCCTCGTGCGAGGAAtataagagtcgctgggatagccaaaagcgctctttgaaggaacggTCAAAACGGTCGTATGCCGCCATATTGAAGGGCGCGGCGCCCCCGATCCAATCTCATTcgagtaacattttttctgcgCTTTCAGTTGACAATGTAGAATCAGATGCTACCGACGAAGATCATCCGGTCATTTTTGTAGCTAACTCGCGAAAACGCTCAAAACCAGCACCAAAGACTCCcaaaattccaacaaaaattccaacattttgttcCTCAATTGGTGTTAAGCAAAAACCGACATCTAtagtaaaagaaaaacaagtccCTCCCGGGTTCCGTATTAATATGCCACCACAGAATACACCAGATATTGCGGGAACTTCTAAGTCTGCCTCTCCTAACGTAATCTTGCCAGAATCAACTTCTCATTctggaattttcaaattatctgaCATTTTAAATGGGATCTTCACATTTTTAAACGTCTCGGAATCGATAAGAAACATTGTTACCTCTATGCTTCCgatattaaagacatttttaatgcaattgatgcaaacttggccccttctttcagtgtttatctctctcgatggctaattcaggccgagaggtcggagatatcactgtgttacagtggaattgtcgtagtcttatccctaaactggatccgttcaaatttcttcttcatgaaactagttgcgatatttttgccctttctgaaacatggctttcttccgaatcaaacatctccttccacgattttaacattatccgtctggatcgcaacgattcttatggaggggtgcttttggggatcaataagcgccactccttttttagaatccacctccctttatcaggaggaattgaagctgttgcatgtcatataaCTATAAggggtaaggacttatgcgttgtcagtttgtactggcctcatagagttgcagttgATCGAAgccacctagaggacctgtgctcagtgcttcctgagccaaggttgatcctgggtgacttcaattcacatggaactgtctggggagaacaaactgacgatagtcgttctactcttatttatgatatttgtgacagtttcaatttaacaattttgaacacgggtgaaaaaacacgggtacctaaacctcctgcaagacaaagtgcaattgacctctccctctgctcaaactcactatcattggattgccagtggaaggtaattcctgatcccaatggtagtgatcatttgccaatcaaaattacaatcaccaatggggtcagcaattcaaattcagcaaatatggcatatgacctaacaagacacatcgactggaaaaagtactcggacgcagTTATCTCAACCATCAATTCTGTGGATGTGTTACCTCCGTTGGAGGAATATACTTTTCTTGCTCGCTTGATTCATGACAGTGCAGTTCAATCCCAAACGAAACCCATTCCAGATCCATCTGTTCGACGAAGGCCTccaaatccatggtgggacagtcagtgtACTAAACTTTACGTGGACAAATCGaacgcttttaaagtttttcggaaacacggaaccctggataacttcaacgcgtatttttctcttgagcagcaattcaaaaacctgatcaaggggaaaaaacgtgcgcattggcgtaattttgtgggaggtttgtcgcgggaaacatccttaagcactttgtggaatatggcacgaagcatgcgtaatcgttcttccacgaacgaaagtgaagaacattcgcataaatggattttcaatttcgcacggaaaatctgtccagattccacacctgtgcaaaaaatcatccgaagtgTGTCTCCGAACAGATgcgatctggattccagcttttcaatggtggaattctcacttgctctcctatcttgtaacaattcagctccgggaattgataaaataaaattcaacttgttgaaaaacctcccggatgccgccaaattccgcttgttgaatttatttaatcaattcttggagcataacattgttcccgaagattggagacaagtgagagttattgctatccaaaagcctgggaaaccttcgtccgattttaattcgtaccgtccgatagcgatgttgtcttgcattcgaaaattgatggagaaaatgattttgttccgattggataagtGGGTGGAAACacatggtctcctttcagatacccaatttgggtttcgaaggggcaaaggaacaaatgattgtcttgctttgctgtcttcagagatacaaatggcgtacgcaaaacgtgagcaaatggcttcagtgtttcttgacataaagggagcttttgatgcagtctcaatagaggttttgtcagacaagttacACTCCcagggtctgcctcctctattgaacaacatcttatacagcttgctttgtgagaaacatctgaactttgctcacggagatattgcagttagaagaacctcttacatgggcctcccgcagggttcatgtttgagtccacttttgtacaacttttacgtaagtgacatcgacagttgtctctctgaaggctgcactctaagacaacttgcagatgacggcgtggtgtctgtaacaggatctactgagtctcatctgcacagacctttacaagatactttagacagattgtcaacctgggctttggggcttgggattgagttttccccacagaaaacggagatggttgttttctcaaagaagcgtagacctgctcaacctaaacTTCAACTCCTTGGCAGatcgatcactcaatcgaggtgttttaagtatcttggggtttggtttgattccaaatgtacctggagagcccacattgagtatctgaaaggaaaatgccaacaaagaatcaattttctccgatcaatcactggcacctggtggggagcccacccagaagatcttttaaaattgtatcgaacaacaattctctcagtgatggaatatggtagtttttgtttccagtcagctgccaaaactcacctcatcaaactcgagcgtatccaataccgttgtcttcgcatcgctttgggctgtatgccctcaacgcataacatgagccttgaagttttggcaggaatactcccacttaaagatcgattcaatttattatcacttcggttcctcatcaggtgcgaggtcatgaacccattggtgatcgtaaatttcgaaaggctacttgagcaaaatcttcaatccagatttatgtctatataccatgtcttcatgtccatgCAGATTAATCCTTCTTCATATTCCCCAACTCGTGTTTACATCCCTgactacgacaactcttctgtccagtttgatttgtctatgcagcaagaaattcgtggaatccctgaTTCGCATCGTCCACtgctgattccaagaattttcgatgctaaatatagacacgtcgatgctgacaaaatgtactttacagaTGGGTCGCtaatagaggaatcaacgggatttggagtttttaacGAAATAGTTACCGCCTCATATAACCTCCTTCCACCATGCTCGGTATACATCGCAGAATTAGGAGCCATTTACTGGGCGTTGGATAGCGTCGTTTCAAGGCCGGTAGGACACTACTATATAATAACGGACAGC
It includes:
- the LOC129745326 gene encoding uncharacterized protein K02A2.6-like, which codes for MIDSGASVNVIDETTWEMLKSKGCKVCFESNESRKRLFAYGNHKLQVKGVFKADINHGSRTVHREIFVIRGQGANLLGRNTSIDLGVLQLHPDSLMQKNGEKVQKLGKARNWSISLNIDKKVRPIQQSCRRLPIPLQGAVEAELQKLLKEGIIEPAPPKITWLVVTPKNEGQNVRLCVDMRKANSAVIPDRHPLPTFDEIMPHLDGSYYRFTRLMFGLNCAAEIFQRELERILKGLSGVKNFIDDILVFAMSKEEHDRLIG